The Halomonas elongata DSM 2581 DNA segment CGGCTCCTTGGGCGTCGGCGCCACGCCGCTATACTGATCCTGGGTGATGATCTTGCAACGCTTGCAGGGCTTGCGCAGGCCCAGGCGTACTCCAGCCTCGTCGTTGCCGAGTTCATCCCACTGGCGCTCGTCGAAGGCCTCTTCGCCCTGCACCACGATATTGGGCCGGAACCGGCTCATCGGCACCTCATCGACCCCCTTGTCGGAGAGTCGCGCATTCAGCGCCGCGAGTGACGCCTCGGACGTCACCAGGAAGGAATAGCCATCGGCGAAACCGGTCTGGGCACTCTCGCCGCGCAGATGATCGGGGGCGATGTCACGTCGCTGATCATCGGGGAAGCGCACCAATCTCAGACGGCTTCCGCCGGGCCGGCCCAGCACCTCGGTCAACCAGGCGGAAGCCCGCGCGCCTTCATCCAGTGCCTCGCAGTCATCCTTCCAGATGCGAACCGCCAGCCGCGGTGCCGCCGCCTCGTTTCGCCCGAACTCGACGACCAGCGGCTCGGCGGCATCGTCATGCTCGAGAATCAGCGCCTGCGGTTCGAGACGAACCCGCACCTGGGCCATGGCGGGCACTTCCCGTTGGGTCACGAAACGGTTGTCGTCATCGATGATCATCCAGTGCCGGTCGAAGGCGAACCCTCGCGCCGTGATCGATGCCGTCTCCAGACCGATCCCGCGCAGCGACTTGACCGGATAGATGTTGAGCTGGGTAATGCGCACCTTGCCTCTCCCTTGGCGAATTCGCGAACCCTGTATTTTACCAGCCCTTCCTTGCCGCTGCCCGTCACCAAGGCCTTATCAAGGCTCGAGCGCCATGGCGACGGCGCTGCCGGCATGGATCGCCGTCGTGTCGTAGAGCGGCACCTGCGTGTCCGTCTGGTTGACCAGCAGGGCAATTTCGGTACAGCCGAGAATCACCGCCTCGACTCCCCGCTGGCGCAGCGACTCGATGATCTCGAGATACTCGGTCTTCGATCGCGGCTCGATCCGTCCCTGGCAAAGTTCTTCGTAGATGACCCGGTGGACCCGTTGCCGCTGCTCTTCCTCGGGCACCAGTACCTCGATGCCGAAACGCTCGGTCAGGCGGGCCTTGTAGAAGTCCTGCTCCATGGTGAAGCGGGTGCCCAGCAGGCCGACACGCCGCATGCCGTCGGCCACCAGCCGTTCTCCGGTGGCATCGGCGATATGCAGCAGCGGAATGTCGATGGCATCAGCCACCTCG contains these protein-coding regions:
- a CDS encoding MOSC domain-containing protein, whose product is MRITQLNIYPVKSLRGIGLETASITARGFAFDRHWMIIDDDNRFVTQREVPAMAQVRVRLEPQALILEHDDAAEPLVVEFGRNEAAAPRLAVRIWKDDCEALDEGARASAWLTEVLGRPGGSRLRLVRFPDDQRRDIAPDHLRGESAQTGFADGYSFLVTSEASLAALNARLSDKGVDEVPMSRFRPNIVVQGEEAFDERQWDELGNDEAGVRLGLRKPCKRCKIITQDQYSGVAPTPKEPLKTLVEMATQPDMKGAFFGQNAILLAGEGRELRVGDRLAVSKRRAD
- a CDS encoding aspartate/glutamate racemase family protein, which produces MKTIGLLGGMSWESTESYYRALNTGIKASLGGLHSARVVMVSVDFAEIEVLQRQGDWEAMASILAREARRIEAAGADMLLIATNTMHKVAPEVADAIDIPLLHIADATGERLVADGMRRVGLLGTRFTMEQDFYKARLTERFGIEVLVPEEEQRQRVHRVIYEELCQGRIEPRSKTEYLEIIESLRQRGVEAVILGCTEIALLVNQTDTQVPLYDTTAIHAGSAVAMALEP